agcagaaaccAGAGAtgaggttagtaataaattggatgagtggagtgaagctttagaaggtaaagtgTTGCGCATTAGTCATACAAAAATCGAGTTTTTGcactgtgactttagtgggacagcaccggtaggtgaaccagaggtaTCCATTGACgaagcagttgttaaaagtacgaccaaatacaagtatttgggatcgatcattcaaagggatggggagattgacggagatgtaaatcatcgtatacaagcgggttggttcaagtggcgagcagccaacacggtgctatgtgataggaaattcccaagcaagttaaaaggaaaattctatcggacgacaatcagacctgctctacTATATGGGATCGAATCCTGGCCTATAAAGAAGATTTTCGAACATAAGATagaagttacagaaatgtgtatgctgaggtggatgtgtgggcacacattgatggatcgaattaggaaccaagagtttaagGACAAACTAAGTGTAGCCCCTAtatctggaaaaatgcgcgaaaataaattgaggtggtttggtcatgtgcagagaaagactttcgacgcccctgtgaggagggtagaaagcattatagtagagggtaagaggagttgAGGAAGActcaggagaacttgggatgagcaaataagagttgacttgcatgagttaaacctctctgcggacctgactagggataggagcagttggagacgccatatccatgtcttagatttctgatgtcctcttagtttaccttttagtgTCCTTAACCTCTTGCGTTTATCGTTTCCTCTCTATTagtcctttttttttcttttgtagtgattcctttttttttagGCCTTTAAGTTATTTTCCACGTGTAATCACGTCTCTTATCTTCCTCGAGCaagggactcctttggccgcgctttTCGTTATagatatgagttgccgccgtctttttCTTCCTAGACTCTGACCTTAGTTTTTCTATAAGTAGGATGTACTGGATaggatgacgatgatgatggaTATTTGTTTGGACGGGAAAATGAAGCAAATGCATGTTAAATATGTCTTTAATTAGAATAAACACAGATGAAGTGGAAGATTCATTAGtggaatgttttttttttttttttttttttgttgttgtgtgtgtgtgattaCATGGATGATGACACAAAATGATGGCTTGATGGGGTATTAGATATGGAACCGTCTCATTaaatttacaatatatatatatatatatatatatttttattttaagaacttttgaaatttgcaatatatatatttttttattttaagaatttttgaaattaaatatatttttattttaagaacttttgaaattaaatgtTGTAAAATCAATGGGAAAGAGGAAGTACTTTGTTTAATGGATGTCAAcatctttttgattttttttgatttcttttctttctcaGCATTGGGGTGCATTGGTGTTCCACCTTGTTTTTTATGCAATGATTAGATCCAAGAACATTTTCCATATTTTTATGGTAACAAATACCTCTGgacattttaatttaaattaatgaatAACTTGTAGTTGGCTTGGTCAAGCATGTATTTTAGTGCTAATTAATAGTAAACTCATTTTGGACGAGTTTAAGATGCCATCATTAGAGAATCGTTATAATACCctggattaaaataaaaatataccaAGAGTTTTAAATTGCTTGATATTTGATAATACTACTTATCTACAAAGTGCATTTTCTTCTCAAGGGAGCTAAAGTTGTTTTAGGATGAGTGATCACGAGTGAAACAAAGTTCTCTTGAAATGGCTTGTGATGATTGGTGGAGCCAAACCCAAATGAGGTCATGGTGTTACAACCTTTAAATGTTTttggggtttggggtttggggAGGGGGTTGATAATGGTTTCTAAAATAAGCCATAAGGTCACATTGCATTGTATTGACTAGTTTTGTTCTCTTATTTTAAGGCATGATTTGTAAACCTTCTTAGACCTAGATGGTACAGATTTCAAAAATTGGTGTTAAGTATACAGGTTAGATTATCTGAAAGATGTGGGCAGCAGGACATATCGCCAACATCTAGAAGTGTATATTTGCATGTTCGGGTAGGTTTTTGGTATGATATTATATGCGTGTTATTTCGGGCTAGCTCAATTTATTTTAATCGGGTCAATTTCACTTGTTGAATGGTTCTTGGATGCTGGCTGCAGATCATTTTTTTGATtcataacaaacaaaattttagaATTATGATCAAAGTTATCAATTTTTTGTTTACTGTTTCATGTTTCTTGTTTTCCTGATTGTGCATCTGTTTGGACATTGCATTTGTGCAGCTTTTTCCAATTGTCTCCAGCCCAAGCTCACATTTAGGCCGGCTGTAAGGGGCTCAATATACGAATCATATCTTTAATGGCAAACATTTTCTGTAGACTGTAGTACACATGATAGTGTAGATACAAAACCAACAATAGACAGTAAAAAACTATTGATCAAAGTTTTGTATTGATGTGCTTGAATTATGATCATACAAATTTCAACTTTCTGTTAGCGCAACCTTGTTTGTCTTAGTCTAATTACTACTTACTACTTACTCTAGTATCTAACAGTTTGTACTAATCTAGTTCACTGATGCTATTCAGAGAAGGCATCCATGTCTTGCTTCCACAGCTCAATCCATCGAGCTTTTGCTTCGACACAAGTTCATCCAACAAAACGGCACCACTTTGTAGCATCTCCTTCAGGTCTTGCTTCCTGATCACCAATTTCACAGTTAAACTTGTCTCTTCGTTCTTCTTCACTTCCTCTTTCACTGGTTCTACAAATCTTACCTTCTTTTTTCGAACCTTCAGAGACGGAGTAGGAACATGAATCAGATAATACAAGTGACCAGCGACTAATTCTACATTCGGGTTCAAATACCTCAGGACAACAAGCTCATCTGAAAGTTCATATCCCTTAAATTCTGCCAGAACTTCACTCACTTTGATCAGTGCTCTGTATTCAAGGATTTTACCATCAGGTTTCACTACTTGAACTGTTTTTCTTTGTGATTTGAAGCAATTTCCCATGGCTAAATAGCTTTCAATATGGTTATATGGGAATGAAAGGGTGTTTAGTAAACTGTTAGATAATTATGTTTTGGTAATTGGTAAGTGCAAGTTTAATGCCTTTAATACAaatcaattttcttttttaacccCACTATTTGATTTAGTTGGTTTTGTGTTGGACTAAAATATTGTTGCTTTTACTATGTTTTTGTATAAATGATGGAGACTTGTTGCTTGAAAGTTGAGACTGTTTTAAGGTTTTCCTGTCATAAAGCACTAGTAGCAATATAAAGTATAAAAGTTGGATAGTTGTTGTCATGAAAGAAATGTCCTGTTATTCTGATTTCTGGCTTCTTGTGCTACAAATTGGTAAATGCTACACTTAGTTAGTTGAGGTTGAGGTTGAGGTTATCCGAGAATCGGGTCCTGCCTAAGTGATGGTGAGTATCATATTCTCTAGGTTAGATATGGCCGGTTCGTTTCTCATCAACCTCTCTGCCAAGCCGACTATGTAATaaccaaaaatgaaaattagttgaggttttataaaaaaaaaattctattttgtAAGACTTATGGGAGCAAAGTGAAAATATAGAGTTACATAagtaataaaattgaaattccCTTTATATAAGGTATAAAATCGATTACTTATTTCTTTTATGAGTATTCGGGTTGAAAGATGTAATTGACCGACAACGGTACGGTTTGTTTTTCTcaacttattttgaatttactTTGCATCACCGTGCTTTTAAGTTACTTGAGTTCGACATTATTTAGTTCGATTTAAGTTAATCTCGAATAATTAGCCACTATTTAGTTAAAATTgtttatgtattttatataataaattaccCACCTAACTCCTTAATACTCTTTCTATTGAAGAAATAACCTTAAGTACAAATAAGGtgaaaatcgaaaaaaaaatgagtaaaagtaataaaaatgcACATTTTATAAGAAAGTGGGATAAATATGTAGgtgaaatgaaaatataaattatatatgtagataagaattaaaataaaagcttctttaaaaaaaataatataactagatttttttttctttttgttattaAGTGTTTGGTTACATTGATGTGCGTCataggccatagcctccttagATTGACTATAAGTTATGATAATGGTAGGCTTTTTGGTAGTACAATGCATCATGAAAGAGCATGCTTGAAGGGAAGGAGTCTCTTTAGTCTTTCAGTAAAGGTCGGTAAAAGCTTGATAAGcatgttttaacttttaacttaGTGCTCTATATTAATTTCAACCTCTCATTGCCTAATCAAGTTATTCAACTCTTCATTTCTAAGCGTGTTAGGCAAATTGAGATATGTTTGGGGTGTTTTGGGAATTAaacttttttctattattatgtgATGATTGTAATAAATATATTCCATGGTTATTATGTACataatcattatcattatcattatcattatcatctctagtgtattccgctcataggaaaactatgatcagggcaGGGAAGGAAAGgacgacgacaactcatacccataaaagaatGCGGTCAAAGAGACTCTCGACTTAAGAACGTGCAACTACTCCCAAAGCCTGCAACTTACACACACTAGTTATGATGTAcataagatttttttaatttaagaaaaaactTCATACAATaggtttaattttgttttttctacTAAAATTTGATTTAGTATTATTGAAACTTACAAACAACAGGTTGAATAGTAATTTAACTTAGTAACAAGTGAAGTTCTTTGTTTATAATCTGAAGAACAAATTATTACTaatgtgaaaaaaatatagGACCAACGCGATAaaccttataattaaaaaaactaaatttttctATCTATTTTGGAACCTTCTCCCGTGCAGTATGTCATACTCCAATCCCTTTACCGCTATCCAAGTAAGTTGGGATTTTCACATACATCAAGCAGGTTTTTGTGGTATATTAAATAAGTATTTGGGGTCGTCGAGTAGGTGTTTAAGGTATGTCAAGTAGGTATTAGGGATCTACTAATTAGATATTTAAGGTATATCTAGTGGATGTTTGAGGTATATCAGGTAGAGATTTAAAATACACCAAGTAGGTATTTAAAGTATAACAAGCAGGTATTTAAGATTATCAAGTAGGTGTTAGAAATATATTAAGTATGGGTTTGGATATGTAAAGTTGGTATTTGAGGTATGTAAGTAGTTGTTTGAGGTATCTTAAATGGGCGTTTTGATGTTTACCAAGTAAGTAGGTGTTTGAGGTGTATAAAAATTAGGCaatttaaaacatttatttgataattttagCATTTTAAAAATGTCGATTTGACATACAATGAAGCCCTATCTGACATATTTTAAATGCTTACTTGAAGTATTTTAAACCCTACCGAGTAAGTGTGCAATTACAAAATATTTTCCGTTCTTCTTTTAAATGTTATAATGGACCGACTCAATTAGAGACGATCTTTCGAAAAAATCATCTCTCACAAAATTAatttcagctagtctcttgagagaccgtctctttgagagacgtactTCAAGCCCAGtccattaaaaaattaatactcatttacgtattcttaatgtctatttatattatccttaatgcttacttagtGTATTCTTAACGCCtactttaatatcttaaatatctactttcatcatttttattatacacttacaagttacaatattttaaaaatatataatgtatcgGAACAATTAGAAATAGTCTCTTACAAATACCGTCTCGAGTCAGAACATACTCGATTTCAAtgaatatgtttattttttttataaaaaaactgCACGTGTCCTCGTATTTGCCACCAAAACCAGAGTAAAGTACTGTCCCACATTTTTCAATATGGAAGTACTTCTTCTACTCATTCTCCTCTCTAATAATTATCTTCTATTCTTCTCATTCAATTCTTTTCCGACATCTGATTTTCTCCGGTTAAGCAGAGGAGAATATTTCTCGGAGAATAATGGCCGGAGCTCTAATTTACGTCGCTATACCAATTCTTCGGCCACTTTCCTGTCGGAAAATGCGGAGGAATTCATTTCGTGTTAAGGCTTCCACTGAAATATCAGAACCGACACTCAATTCAACCCTTCATAGTGATTCTAACAATGGAGTTTCGACATCAAACCCTAAAATTTTGCCGCCTGAGAATTTCAAGCCACCGGAGCCGAAGCGGTTCGCAATTAGACCGGATAGGACTCTGGATATTCTTGGCGCTTCTCTATCTCTCGTGTTTCGATTGGGTACTGGCGTCTTTGTTAATGGGTAATTTTCTATGTTGGgtatttattgtttgatttctatttttcatgtgaatttctaattttttgagGTATTTCAATGGTGTTTgaattgagctactttattttaGTTGATTGTGTTGGAACTGGCAAAGTAAGTTTACGAAATGTATAGGAAGTTGGAAGTTTGTAAATGTCGGAGATTATGGAATTTGTTTTGTTAGATGAAAATAGATGGATTACAATTTTTACTGTTCTTTGGTTGAAAAAAGGGAAGTAAGGTTACATTAGGTGATTGTGACTTGGATGTTTAACTTTTTGCAGTTAAGCAAAGGTGGTAATGGCATACTACTTTAACAGAAAATGAGAGATCTAAAGAGAAAGAACAAAAGGAATTCTTATTCATAAAATCAGAATGTGATTCAATAGAGATACGAGCACTGagtctcatatatatatgttgGATAAATGCACCTTTAAAGGTTAGGAACTCATCGTAGTTACCGTCGGGACTTTATTGGTTTtctattaatcaattaattccATACTAATGCTTCTAACAATTATACTCTCATTCATGGggtgttttaatattattaaatcaTATTTATGCTCTTTGACTAAGGTTAAATCATATTTATGCTCTTTGACTAAGGTTAATGAGGTTGAAATATGACCATTGGAAAATGCTTATATAAAGTGGGTGTTTCATCTTTTTGGAAACACACAATTCTCAATTTCTCATCTCTTTTCTATTCACTTGTGCAAGAGTGGTATTTGCTCTACC
The sequence above is drawn from the Amaranthus tricolor cultivar Red isolate AtriRed21 chromosome 5, ASM2621246v1, whole genome shotgun sequence genome and encodes:
- the LOC130813305 gene encoding uncharacterized protein LOC130813305 isoform X1; translated protein: MGNCFKSQRKTVQVVKPDGKILEYRALIKVSEVLAEFKGYELSDELVVLRYLNPNVELVAGHLYYLIHVPTPSLKVRKKKVRFVEPVKEEVKKNEETSLTVKLVIRKQDLKEMLQSGAVLLDELVSKQKLDGLSCGSKTWMPSLNSISELD
- the LOC130813305 gene encoding uncharacterized protein LOC130813305 isoform X2, translating into MGNCFKSQRKTVQVVKPDGKILEYRALIKVSEVLAEFKGYELSDELVVLRYLNPNVELVAGHLYYLIHVPTPSLKEMLQSGAVLLDELVSKQKLDGLSCGSKTWMPSLNSISELD